Part of the Candidatus Babeliales bacterium genome is shown below.
GCGCTGCTTTCTGTTGGACCAGTACCAGAGGATGGCTTGGTGGTAAATTTTTTTTTAATATCCAGCCCGTATTCCTTTTCTGCCAGTTCAATCACCTTTTCCAGGAAATCCATCTTAAGCTGTTTTTCTCCTATGACGCGCTGTAGTTCACTTACTTCTTGCTTTAAAAGCAGCACTTTTCTTGTTTCACTTTCAGGCTCTATGACCTGTCTGTTTTCTTGTTTACGCATCAATGAATATTTGTAGAT
Proteins encoded:
- a CDS encoding transposase → MATISEYEKLTIRERQKRFFNETFKKSKVSEIERNILSIAELCKEHQVSRSAVYKWIYKYSLMRKQENRQVIEPESETRKVLLLKQEVSELQRVIGEKQLKMDFLEKVIELAEKEYGLDIKKKFTTKPSSGTGPTESSAQ